A window from Mycobacterium botniense encodes these proteins:
- a CDS encoding DUF3060 domain-containing protein has product MLVAWALAVPAALTGGTPAANAKNGDTHITGQGVEQTVDCNDSTLLVDGTANTVHALGTCWAVTMMGSGNTVIADTVVNDITVYGWNETVYFHNGDPFIWDRGRELGMVNRITRVPT; this is encoded by the coding sequence ATGCTGGTCGCCTGGGCGCTTGCCGTCCCGGCCGCGTTGACGGGCGGGACACCGGCCGCGAACGCCAAAAACGGCGATACCCATATCACCGGGCAAGGCGTCGAGCAGACGGTGGACTGCAATGACTCCACATTGCTGGTCGACGGCACCGCCAACACCGTCCACGCGCTGGGCACCTGCTGGGCGGTGACGATGATGGGATCGGGTAATACGGTCATCGCAGACACTGTCGTCAACGACATCACCGTCTACGGGTGGAATGAAACGGTGTACTTCCACAACGGCGACCCGTTCATCTGGGACCGCGGCCGTGAACTGGGCATGGTCAACCGGATCACCCGGGTGCCGACGTGA
- a CDS encoding DUF3060 domain-containing protein, producing MMRAISTDFTRPAAGALAVTLAALLAAFAPAGCAPKNKGAAPSTTSTASAGAQFEVGNTLNYASFGTTAELDCGNGKSLDVGGSNNTLTVKGTCASVNIGGADNKVTLDKIDQHLSVVGLNNTVIYKSGDPKVDNLGSGNTITKK from the coding sequence ATGATGCGGGCCATCAGCACCGACTTCACCAGACCGGCGGCCGGGGCGCTGGCCGTCACGCTCGCGGCCCTGCTGGCGGCTTTCGCGCCGGCCGGCTGCGCTCCGAAGAACAAGGGCGCGGCCCCGTCGACCACGAGCACGGCAAGCGCCGGCGCGCAGTTCGAGGTAGGCAACACACTCAACTACGCCTCATTCGGCACGACTGCCGAACTTGACTGCGGCAACGGCAAATCGCTGGACGTCGGCGGTTCCAACAACACCTTGACCGTCAAGGGCACCTGCGCGTCGGTGAATATCGGCGGCGCAGACAACAAAGTCACCCTCGACAAGATCGACCAGCATCTCAGTGTGGTGGGGCTGAACAACACCGTCATCTACAAAAGTGGTGACCCGAAGGTCGATAACCTCGGCTCGGGTAACACCATCACCAAAAAGTGA
- a CDS encoding crotonase/enoyl-CoA hydratase family protein has product MSDPVRVERHGPVTTVILNRPEARNAVNGPTAAALYAAFDQFDRDDTASVAVLWGAGGSFCAGADLKAFGTPEANAVHRTGPGPMGPTRMVLSKPVIAAVSGYAVAGGLELALWCDLRVAEEDAVFGVFCRRWGVPLIDGGTVRLPRLIGHSRAMDMILTGRAVKADEALMMGLANRVVPKGQARRAAEELAAQLAALPQQCMRSDRLSALHQWGLPEAEALDAEFASISRVADEAMAGAGRFAAGAGRHGAPA; this is encoded by the coding sequence ATGAGTGACCCGGTGCGTGTCGAACGTCATGGGCCGGTGACGACGGTGATCCTCAATCGGCCGGAAGCGCGTAACGCCGTCAACGGTCCAACGGCTGCTGCGCTGTACGCGGCGTTCGACCAGTTCGACCGCGACGACACCGCGTCGGTGGCGGTTTTATGGGGTGCGGGTGGCAGCTTTTGCGCCGGAGCTGATTTGAAAGCTTTCGGCACCCCGGAGGCCAACGCCGTGCACCGCACCGGGCCCGGGCCGATGGGCCCGACGCGGATGGTGCTGTCCAAACCGGTCATCGCGGCGGTCAGTGGTTACGCGGTGGCCGGTGGCCTGGAGCTGGCGCTGTGGTGCGATCTGCGGGTGGCCGAAGAGGACGCGGTCTTCGGGGTATTCTGCCGGCGGTGGGGAGTGCCGCTCATCGACGGCGGCACCGTTCGGCTGCCGCGGCTGATCGGGCACAGCCGGGCGATGGATATGATCCTCACCGGCCGCGCGGTGAAAGCCGACGAAGCGCTCATGATGGGCTTGGCCAACCGCGTCGTGCCCAAGGGTCAAGCCCGCCGGGCAGCCGAGGAGCTGGCAGCTCAGCTGGCCGCGCTGCCGCAGCAGTGCATGCGATCGGATCGGCTGTCGGCGCTGCACCAGTGGGGGCTGCCGGAAGCTGAGGCGCTCGACGCCGAGTTCGCCAGCATTTCCCGGGTCGCGGACGAGGCGATGGCCGGTGCCGGGCGGTTCGCGGCCGGTGCGGGGCGTCACGGAGCGCCCGCGTGA
- a CDS encoding PaaX family transcriptional regulator C-terminal domain-containing protein, whose product MARMTARSVVLSVLLGAHPAWASASELIRLTEDFGIKETTLRVALTRMVSAGDLVRSADGYRLSDRLLARQRRQDEAISMRVRPWRGYWITLVVTSVGADARTRAALRTSLHSKRFAELREGVWLRPDNIDVDLEPGIRAQVRVLKARDAAPAELAAQLWDLPKWARAGRRLLQEMGSASDTRARFVVAAAIVRHLLTDPMLPAELLPADWPGGQLRSAYHDFAAELIARRNRTQLVEAT is encoded by the coding sequence TTGGCGCGCATGACCGCTCGGTCGGTGGTGCTTTCTGTGCTGCTCGGTGCGCACCCTGCCTGGGCCAGCGCAAGTGAACTAATCAGGTTGACTGAGGATTTCGGTATCAAAGAGACCACTTTGCGGGTCGCGCTCACCCGGATGGTCAGCGCCGGCGACCTGGTCCGCTCAGCCGATGGCTATCGGCTCTCGGACCGGCTGCTGGCCCGTCAGCGTCGTCAAGACGAGGCGATAAGCATGAGGGTGCGGCCGTGGCGCGGTTACTGGATCACCCTGGTCGTCACCAGCGTGGGCGCTGACGCACGCACCCGTGCTGCGTTGCGAACAAGCCTGCACAGCAAGCGTTTCGCTGAACTGCGTGAAGGGGTGTGGCTGCGGCCCGACAATATCGATGTCGACCTCGAGCCCGGTATTCGTGCTCAGGTGCGGGTGTTGAAGGCCCGTGATGCAGCACCTGCCGAGTTAGCCGCACAGCTGTGGGACCTGCCGAAGTGGGCGCGCGCGGGGCGGCGTTTACTTCAGGAGATGGGCAGCGCGTCGGACACCCGCGCACGATTTGTCGTGGCAGCGGCGATAGTGCGCCATTTGCTGACCGACCCGATGCTGCCGGCGGAGCTCCTGCCTGCCGACTGGCCGGGCGGGCAATTGCGCAGCGCGTACCACGATTTCGCCGCCGAACTGATCGCACGGCGCAACCGAACCCAACTAGTGGAGGCGACATGA
- a CDS encoding crotonase/enoyl-CoA hydratase family protein produces the protein MTHAIRPVDFDNLKTMTYEVTDRVARITFNRPEKGNAIVADTPVELAALVERADLDPNVHVILVSGRGEGFCAGFDLSAYAEGSSSAGGGSSYRGTVLDGKTQALNHRPDQPWDPMIDYQMMSRFVRGFSSLMYADKPTVVKIHGYCVAGGTDIALHADQVIAAADAKIGYPPTRVWGVPAAGLWAHRLGDQRAKRLLLTGDCITGAQAAEWGLAVEAPAPEDLDERTERLVARIAAIPVNQLIMVKLALNSALLQQGVATSRMVGTVFDGIARHTPEGHAFVADAVQHGFREAVRHRDEPFGDYGRQTSQV, from the coding sequence ATGACCCACGCGATCAGACCAGTCGACTTCGACAACCTCAAGACGATGACCTATGAGGTCACCGACCGGGTTGCGCGGATCACCTTCAACAGGCCCGAAAAAGGTAACGCGATCGTCGCCGACACACCGGTGGAGCTCGCTGCTCTCGTCGAGCGTGCAGACCTCGACCCCAACGTGCACGTGATCCTGGTGTCCGGCCGCGGCGAGGGATTTTGTGCCGGGTTCGATCTGAGCGCCTATGCCGAGGGGTCGTCGTCGGCCGGTGGCGGGAGCTCGTATCGGGGCACCGTGCTCGACGGGAAAACCCAGGCCCTCAACCACCGGCCGGATCAGCCGTGGGATCCGATGATCGACTACCAGATGATGAGCCGTTTCGTGCGCGGTTTTTCCAGCCTCATGTACGCCGACAAGCCGACGGTCGTCAAGATCCACGGCTACTGTGTGGCCGGCGGCACCGATATTGCGCTGCACGCCGATCAGGTGATCGCTGCCGCCGACGCCAAGATCGGCTACCCACCGACGCGGGTATGGGGCGTGCCGGCAGCGGGCTTGTGGGCGCACCGGCTGGGTGACCAGCGAGCCAAACGCCTTCTGCTGACTGGAGATTGCATCACCGGCGCTCAGGCCGCCGAGTGGGGCTTGGCGGTTGAGGCGCCGGCGCCGGAAGACCTCGACGAGCGCACCGAGCGGCTGGTGGCCCGCATCGCCGCTATCCCGGTCAACCAGCTGATCATGGTCAAGCTTGCGCTGAATTCGGCTCTGCTGCAACAAGGCGTTGCGACGAGCAGAATGGTCGGCACTGTGTTCGACGGTATCGCTCGCCACACCCCCGAGGGGCACGCTTTCGTCGCCGATGCGGTTCAGCACGGTTTCCGGGAAGCGGTGCGCCACCGCGACGAGCCGTTCGGCGACTACGGCCGGCAAACGTCGCAGGTGTAG